Proteins encoded in a region of the Candidozyma auris chromosome 7, complete sequence genome:
- the NSP1 gene encoding FG-nucleoporin: MSFTFGQSNTGNSGSAFGASSTSNNSGTTSTPAFSFGSLGFGSNQNQNQQNQNQQNSTSAFGSQPSAFGSSGSGGLFGSNANAANQNSSNTTSAFGSKPTDTGKSAFSGFGSSNTGFGSGAGSGTGSGAASGFGSAFGSSTGTFGSNTGAFGSSGGAFGQNSSSNTSAPSGGLFGSKPDEKKETTPSASAFGTSNSSTAPSGGGFGSNTGDAAKPSSGPFGQSGSSSGTTGGLFGQKDKSSTPAFGVSSNSSTPAPAFSFGASTEKKDDKKTDEKPSGGGLFSSQPASGTSSGLFGQQEKKESSAPAFSFGASNSTASTSAFGSTKNNESSKPAFSFGAKPDEKKESTGLFGSKPEEKKDDKPSPFGSKPEEKKESSAPAFSFGGVSSEKKESSAPAFSFGDNQEKKESSTSAFSFGGNKTEEKKDDKPAFSFGASKPDEKKNDKPAFSFGASKPEDKKDDKPAFSFGGSKPSEKNDAKPAFSFGNKTEEKKDDKPAFSLSGASKPTLSFGKADDKKEEKKDDKPSGFSLGGSAKPALSFGSKPEEKKDENKDEKKDDKPAGGFSFGKPGESTKPSTGLFGAKPEEKKEAGEQSQPTQGSASTTQAPTLKPTKIEPIPVSLDNKTMDDLVTKWSKKLTQTSSIFETYTEKVNEWDLELAKSADDIAKLHQDSSEVETLQQKIDQQLFFVESQQDELDKVLDNYEQQADLLLRNIELNNNEAAGALVASGGSGSSTSSNTTDRLREQAYQNAELLDERLESLGDNLETLIGDINSVSDVFNKSAVKSIGSKGGHGEEASVESIVKLLNIHLENLKYIETTKDTLESKLSQVKQRRRGAPQ; encoded by the coding sequence ATGTCGTTCACCTTTGGGCAATCAAACACGGGAAACTCGGGCTCGGCGTTTGGCGCCTCGTCCACTTCAAACAACCTGGGCACAACCTCCACCCCAGCGTTTTCCTTTGGCTCCTTAGGATTTGGCTCGAACCAGAACCAGAAccagcaaaatcaaaaccAGCAAAACTCAACTTCGGCGTTCGGCAGCCAGCCTTCGGCGTTTGGCCTGTCTGGCTCAGGGGGACTTTTTGGAAGCAATGCCAATGCCGCTAatcaaaattcttcaaacaCCACTCTGGCGTTTGGCCTGAAACCTACCGACACTGGAAAACTGGCCTTCTCGGGATTTGGCTCCAGCAACACTGGTTTCGGTTCGGGAGCCGGTTCCGGAACCGGTTCGGGGGCTGCTTCAGGATTTGGATCGGCTTTTGGCTCCAGTACAGGCACGTTTGGCTCAAATACGGGCGCTTTTGGATCTTCCGGCGGCGCCTTTGGTCAAAACTCTTCTCTGAACACGTCAGCACCGTCAGGTGGTCTTTTTGGCTCTAAACCggacgagaagaaggaaacaaCGCCTCTGGCGTCTGCATTTGGCACCTCCAACTCTTCCACTGCCCCATctggtggtggttttgGAAGTAATACTGGAGATGCAGCAAAACCATCAAGTGGTCCTTTTGGCCAatctggctcttcttcaggcACCACTGGTGGCCTTTTCGGCCAAAAAGACAAGAGCTCAACTCCTGCGTTTGGTGTATCgagcaacagcagcacGCCCGCACCAGCATTTTCGTTTGGTGCTTCTacggaaaaaaaagatgatAAAAAAACTGACGAAAAGCCCTCAGGTGGTGGTCTTTTCAGCTCGCAGCCTGCTTCTGGGACCTCCAGTGGCTTGTTTGGCcagcaagagaagaaagagtcCAGTGCTCCCGCATTCAGCTTTGGTGCTTCCAACCTGACAGCATCTACCTCAGCGTTTGGCTCTACCAAGAATAATGAATCATCCAAGCCAGCTTTTAGTTTTGGTGCCAAACCtgacgagaagaaggaaagcACTGGTCTTTTTGGATCCAAGcctgaggagaagaaggatgacAAACCTAGCCCTTTCGGCTCGAAAcctgaggagaagaaagaatccTCGGCTCCTGCTTTCAGTTTTGGCGGTGTTTCCctggaaaagaaagagtcCAGTGCCCCAGCTTTCAGTTTTGGTGATaatcaagagaagaaagagtcTTCTACCTCAGCATTCAGTTTTGGCGGCAACAAGaccgaggagaagaaggacgaTAAGCCCGcgttttcttttggagcaAGTAAACCcgacgaaaagaagaatgataagcctgctttttcttttggagcaAGCAAGCCAGAGGATAAAAAAGATGACAAACCAGCTTTTTCTTTCGGTGGCAGCAAACCTTCTGAGAAAAACGACGCGAAGCCAGCTTTCTCATTCGGAAACAAGAcggaagagaagaaagatgacAAACCGGCTTTCTCTCTTAGTGGTGCTTCAAAACCTACCTTGAGTTTTGGAAAGGCtgatgacaagaaagaagagaagaaagatgacAAACCTTCCGGGTTTTCTCTTGGCGGCAGCGCAAAACCAGCATTGAGCTTTGGTAGCAAGCctgaggaaaagaaggacgagaataaggacgagaagaaggacgacAAGCCTGCGGGCGGCTTCTCGTTTGGTAAACCAGGTGAGTCCACTAAGCCATCCACAGGTCTCTTTGGCGCAAAACctgaggaaaagaaggaagctgGCGAACAGTCACAGCCGACTCAGGGTCTGGCACTGACTACTCAGGCACCAACTTTGAAGCCTACTAAAATAGAGCCAATTCCTGTCTCTTTGGACAACAAAACTATGGACGACTTGGTCACCAAGTGGTCGAAAAAATTGACACAGACTTCCTCCATTTTCGAAACGTACACCGAGAAGGTGAACGAGTGGGATTTGGAACTCGCCAAAAGCGCCGATGATATCGCCAAATTACATCAGGACTCGTCTGAGGTGGAGACGCTACAGCAAAAAATAGACCAGCAATTGTTCTTTGTCGAGAGCCAGCAAGACGAGCTCGACAAAGTGTTGGACAATTACGAGCAACAAGCCGAtctcttgttgagaaaCATCGAGTTGAACAATAATGAAGCCGCTGGTGCGCTTGTTGCATCTGGTGGATCTGGTTCAAGCACTTCCTCGAATACCACTGACCGTTTGAGAGAACAGGCGTATCAGAATGCAGAGTTGCTAGATGAAAGATTAGAAAGTCTCGGGGACAACTTGGAGACTTTGATTGGTGACATCAACTCAGTTAGCGAtgtgttcaacaagtctgCTGTCAAGAGCATTGGTTCTAAAGGAGGCCATGGAGAGGAAGCTTCAGTGGAGCTGAttgtgaagttgttgaacatccacctcgagaatttgaaataCATCGAGACCACGAAGGATACGCTTGAGCTGAAGTTGTCGCAGGTgaagcagagaaggagaggaGCACCACAGTAG
- the GPM1 gene encoding phosphoglycerate mutase GPM1: protein MPKLVLVRHGQSEWNEKNLFTGWVDVPLSEVGRKEAIRGGELLKEKNIVVDILYTSKLKRAIQTANLALEAADQLYVPVKRSWRLNERHYGALQGKDKAQTLETYGKEKFQTWRRSFDVPPPVIEDSSEYSQVGDIRYRDIDPAVIPKTESLKLVIDRLLPYYQDEIAGDLLAGKTVLIAAHGNSLRGLVKHLDKISDEDIAGLNIPTGIPLVYELDDKLQPTKPAYYLDPEAAAAGAAAVAAQGTKK from the coding sequence ATGCCTAAGCTTGTTTTGGTTAGACACGGCCAGAGTGAATGGAACGAGAAGAACCTCTTCACCGGATGGGTGGATGTGCCCCTCTCCGAAGTGGGCAGAAAGGAGGCCATCAGAGGCGGTGAGCtcttgaaggaaaaaaacaTTGTCGTTGATATCTTGTACAcctccaagttgaagagagcCATCCAGACagccaacttggccttggaGGCTGCCGACCAGCTCTACGTGCCTGTCAAGAGATCGTGGAGATTGAACGAGAGACACTATGGTGCTCTTCAGGGCAAGGACAAGGCCCAGACGTTGGAGACGTACGGTAAGGAGAAGTTCCAGACCTGGAGACGTTCTTTTGACGTTCCTCCTCCAGTGATTGAGGACTCCTCGGAGTACTCTCAGGTGGGCGACATCAGATACCGTGACATTGACCCAGCGGTGATTCCCAAGACGGAGTcgttgaagttggtgattGACAGATTGTTGCCTTACTACCAGGACGAGATTGCCGGAGACTTGTTGGCAGGCAAGACTGTTCTCATTGCTGCCCACGGCAACTCCTTGAGAGGGTTGGTGAAGCACTTGGACAAGATCTCTGATGAGGACATTGCTGGCTTGAACATCCCAACGGGTATCCCATTGGTGTACGAGTTGGACGACAAGTTGCAGCCAACCAAGCCTGCCTACTACTTGGACCctgaggctgctgccgccGGTGCTGCTGCCGTTGCTGCCCAGGGCACCAAGAAATAA